In one Carassius carassius chromosome 14, fCarCar2.1, whole genome shotgun sequence genomic region, the following are encoded:
- the tmx1 gene encoding thioredoxin-related transmembrane protein 1 gives MACTYIGTVRMTAGACVFSALIATCVLLQSASANLRVITDENWEEILTGEWMIEFFAPWCPACQQLQPVWNEFAEWGEDLGVNIAKVDVTEQPGLSGRFIITALPTIYHCKDGVFRRYQGARSKDDFLSFIDEKKWQSIEPLSSWFGPSSFLMNAMSALFKLSMFIRHCHNYLTEQLGVPVWGSYGIFALATLISGLVLGLILVFIADFVFPSRRFAPDYHYRKLPAVQARLLQQLEDEQEADGEEEDDDDDYGGKTEEWRREDGPDALRRRGVGVPEEDT, from the exons ATGGCGTGCACATACATAGGCACAGTCAGGATGACAGCCGGCGCGTGTGTGTTTTCTGCGCTTATCGCAACATGTGTGTTGCTGCAGTCCGCGTCGGCCAATTTAAGAGTAATCACAGATGAAAACTGGGAGGAAATCCTGACGGGAGAATGGATGATCGAGTT CTTTGCTCCGTGGTGTCCGGCCTGCCAGCAGCTCCAGCCCGTGTGGAATGAGTTCGCAGAATGGGGAGAAGATTTGGGAGTGAATATTGCCAAAGTGGACGTCACCGAGCAGCCAG GTTTGAGCGGGAGGTTCATCATCACAGCTCTACCAACTATCTACCA CTGTAAAGATGGTGTGTTTCGGCGGTATCAAGGAGCCCGATCTAAAGATGATTTCCTGAGCTTCATTGATGAGAAGAAATGGCAGAGCATAGAGCCGCTCTCTTCCTGGTTCGGCCCCTCATCCTTCCT GATGAACGCAATGTCAGCCCTCTTCAAGTTATCCATGTTCATCAGG CATTGCCATAATTACTTAACGGAGCAACTGGGCGTCCCGGTTTGGGGCTCATACGGGATATTTGCTCTAGCAACACTCATCTCAGGATTGGTCCTTGGATTG ATACTGGTTTTCATCGCAGATTTTGTGTTCCCATCACGGCGGTTTGCCCCAGATTATCACTACA GGAAACTGCCTGCTGTACAGGCTCGTCTCCTGCAGCAATTGGAAGATGAACAGGAAGCTGACGGAGAggaagaggatgatgatgatgattatggtgGAAAGACTGAAGAGTGGCGGCGAGAGGACGGACCCGATGCACTCCGGAGAAGAGGTGTGGGTGTGCCtgaggaggacacctag